The Dermacentor silvarum isolate Dsil-2018 chromosome 3, BIME_Dsil_1.4, whole genome shotgun sequence region CGCACACGGTGTTTACGGCGGCGTGCTCACCCAACTCCAAGACTATGTTATGAATCTGCTTGGCAAGCTCTCGCGTCGGAGCCAGCACGACGGCGATGGGTCCGTCTTCCTGTTGCAGGGGCGGCTGCCGGCTGACGTGGATGACTGCCGGCAGGACGTAGGCGAGCGTCTTTTGTGATCCCGTGTTCGCGATGCCTAGAAAGTTCCGGCACGTGAGTGCGATGGGCCAGCAGTGTGCCTCGATGGACGTGGGTGAATTGTGGTCGCGTGAGGCCTCGATGCTCTTGACGATGAAGTCCGGGAAGTTGGACTCTTCCAGAGCAAGGATGGGCTTCGGCATGTTGTTCCCTTTCACCGATATGCCGTTCACTTTTCTGTAGGCGTTCACTTTGGCCATCGACCTGCTTGTCGTGGCCGGGTGTTCCTCGTACAGGTTTTTCTCGAATGGCTGCAGCTGCATGTTCTTCCAGTCAGGCTTGCGAAGGAACCATCCAACCTGGCTGTTTCGGTAGGCATAGGTTCCATTCTGCGCTTCACCAAACATATTGTTGATGGAATTCTCCTCGGGCTCTCGTTTCACGCGGTGATGCCTCCCATAACCACATCCTTTAGTTCCTCGCCTTCAGGAGGATGTTTTATGCGCTTTCGTGCCGCGGAGCACTCCTGGCGTCGGCGGCGTAAGGGCCCGGCGGTCGTTGATGGAGcgttgctgttgatgatgatgatgatgatgattacgacgACGTCATAGACTGTGGCGTATACCCACTGAATGGTCAACAATTGGCCAAAAATTTTCATCTGCTTCTAAGAATTCAAACCCATTGCCATTTGAGGTCACAAAATACTTTATGGAGCAGACTTTAAATGCTcgataaaagaaataaagaaagaaaattacgGGGGATGGGTAGAACTTTCTaggaatgtgaaggcgaaagcctagttagactcatagcgatgtggaatgaagctctgagcccacgcggcgacgtatacGAGTGTGgtgccgccgtttccagaacgttctacgggcgccgccgctgatATTTCCCTCCTTCTccccagcgccgccaccgcgcttgcCCTCAACGCCCATACTTTGCTGCTTCTGACATTTTCCCTCTTCTTCCCCAGCGCCACCCTGGCCCTTTCCGTGGACGCCCTCCCACGccaccgctgacatttccctcctcctcc contains the following coding sequences:
- the LOC119445083 gene encoding uncharacterized protein LOC119445083, with protein sequence MFGEAQNGTYAYRNSQVGWFLRKPDWKNMQLQPFEKNLYEEHPATTSRSMAKVNAYRKVNGISVKGNNMPKPILALEESNFPDFIVKSIEASRDHNSPTSIEAHCWPIALTCRNFLGIANTGSQKTLAYVLPAVIHVSRQPPLQQEDGPIAVVLAPTRELAKQIHNIVLELGEHAAVNTVCASNGEPKEGQYDELKKGCHICVATPRRLIDFLEEGKVNLHRCT